In Mucilaginibacter celer, one DNA window encodes the following:
- a CDS encoding ABC transporter permease yields MATLFSGLTLALLLAFAKRQGQKYNLFLSAALTVIVMKTGGLSPFFLPAMGPLLYFYVRQLTSPNLKFHRNDLLHFCPLLLAYWMPGWLVPMSVIIYLYLSHRLIRHFYNSLQPVLMDRPRFAFRRLGKAIYLLGFLCVLWLFNDALSFIVAFVLIGMAGEVVLKLVSVAEVTPPLTDRYIAKEKSRRLKEAVASNRFYEDPELTLATLAVKLNIHPHDLSRIINVGMGKNFSDFINEFRVRETARKMRDPAYAHLTLLGIAYESGFNSQRTFNRVFKEITGKTPAEYKNGLKKELPNDKLAIPSHLQPVILRSGSPPNWAPVILNRNYMFKNYLKIALRTLAKQKTLSFINIFGLSVGIACFSLFMLYAINEFSFDGFHKNAANTYLVLDKNGTENIKALAGTIYTPMPLGPAMKQELPGVENYVRYIQPYETFIKVKNEARRENIAYADSSFFNVFSFKFKYGNAKAAISGLHSIVLTEETANRLFGKTNAMGQAFQVKIGDVFETFTVTAIAENPPSNSSFQYSMLINFDCFAKTKSGKMGAQDWWMNIFVTIVQLKPGNTLANNNKLLTNFWHRHFPGAGSGGYNLVPIGDVHTSPALAGIKIPPVDPKSIWILLIAAAGVLLIACINFTTLSIGRSASRAKEIGVRKVIGGTKKALVVQFLTESLMLAFFSTLIGLVLAYLLLPYFNQLAGRELSFSFTQFPQLTGLVAGLLLIVALLSGCYPALVLSGFNAVDVLKSKIKLGGANFFTKGLVTFQFVLSAVLIVSAIIIMRQLHYMESRNPGFNKENVLVVQTFGIPDTKHLIPLLKQEVSGHPGVSDLTSADNGLGEHEGTGFTDFNYQGKPINTKQFHIDPDYIPTLGMQLLAGRNFNPTIASDTINAVIINESMMRELGWKSENCIGRQLEGYGKAGFKSPTVIGVVRDFNYEPLTDRVAPALFHQFARSGESPGFFYVRLQPGNPSKALTAINSAWKKIAPDYPLEYNFLDEDINRFYKAETRLGNIISWVGGIAIFLGCLGLLGLSALAVANRTKEIGIRKVMGASVSTIIGLISKDFLRLVVVALFISTPITWWLMNKWLQAYAYRITIEWWFFGIGCIAIIFVALLTVCFQAIKAAVSKPAKSLRTE; encoded by the coding sequence TGTGATGAAGACCGGCGGGCTTTCGCCGTTTTTTTTACCGGCGATGGGACCGTTGCTGTATTTTTATGTACGGCAGCTGACATCTCCAAACCTGAAGTTTCACCGGAATGATCTCCTTCATTTTTGCCCCTTGCTGCTTGCATATTGGATGCCGGGTTGGCTGGTGCCAATGTCTGTTATTATTTATTTATACCTGTCGCACCGGTTGATTCGGCATTTTTATAACAGCTTGCAGCCAGTGCTGATGGATAGGCCGCGATTTGCCTTCCGCCGGTTGGGAAAGGCCATTTATCTGCTCGGTTTTCTTTGCGTGTTATGGCTGTTTAATGATGCTTTAAGTTTTATCGTTGCATTTGTACTTATCGGGATGGCCGGTGAAGTAGTGCTGAAATTAGTTAGCGTCGCAGAAGTGACCCCGCCGCTGACTGATAGATATATTGCAAAAGAAAAAAGCCGCAGATTAAAGGAAGCTGTAGCCTCAAACCGTTTTTACGAGGATCCCGAATTGACGTTGGCCACCCTGGCAGTAAAGTTGAATATCCATCCGCACGATTTATCGCGGATTATTAATGTGGGAATGGGAAAGAATTTCAGCGACTTTATTAATGAGTTCAGGGTTCGTGAAACTGCCCGGAAGATGCGCGACCCGGCATACGCCCATCTTACGTTACTGGGAATAGCCTATGAGTCGGGGTTTAATTCCCAGAGAACTTTTAACCGCGTTTTTAAAGAGATTACCGGCAAAACGCCGGCGGAATACAAGAACGGCCTGAAAAAAGAGTTGCCAAATGATAAATTGGCCATTCCATCACACTTGCAGCCGGTAATATTGCGTTCAGGAAGCCCGCCAAATTGGGCTCCTGTAATACTAAACCGCAATTATATGTTTAAAAACTATTTAAAAATAGCCCTTCGCACGCTGGCCAAACAAAAAACATTATCGTTCATTAACATATTTGGCTTGTCTGTTGGAATAGCCTGTTTTAGCCTATTCATGCTTTATGCTATCAATGAATTTAGTTTTGATGGTTTTCACAAAAATGCTGCTAACACCTACCTTGTTTTAGATAAAAACGGGACGGAAAATATAAAGGCGCTTGCAGGAACGATTTACACCCCGATGCCGCTGGGCCCTGCCATGAAACAGGAGTTGCCGGGAGTGGAGAACTATGTTCGTTATATTCAGCCTTACGAAACGTTTATAAAAGTAAAAAATGAGGCGAGGCGGGAGAATATAGCCTACGCCGACTCATCTTTCTTCAATGTTTTTTCGTTTAAATTTAAATACGGGAATGCCAAAGCGGCTATAAGCGGTTTGCACAGCATAGTTTTAACCGAAGAAACCGCTAATAGATTATTTGGTAAAACGAATGCAATGGGCCAGGCATTCCAGGTAAAGATTGGCGATGTGTTTGAAACTTTTACAGTTACAGCAATTGCCGAAAACCCACCATCCAATTCTTCCTTCCAATACAGCATGCTTATCAACTTTGATTGTTTTGCTAAAACTAAGTCGGGAAAGATGGGGGCTCAGGACTGGTGGATGAATATATTTGTGACCATTGTGCAGTTAAAGCCCGGGAATACTTTAGCAAATAACAATAAGTTGTTAACCAATTTCTGGCACAGGCATTTTCCAGGGGCAGGATCTGGAGGGTACAACCTGGTGCCGATTGGGGATGTGCATACCAGCCCCGCACTGGCAGGCATTAAGATTCCCCCTGTCGATCCAAAGTCAATCTGGATATTATTAATTGCTGCTGCCGGCGTTTTATTAATCGCCTGTATTAATTTTACCACGCTTTCCATTGGGCGTTCAGCAAGCAGGGCAAAAGAAATTGGTGTCAGAAAGGTTATTGGCGGTACTAAAAAAGCGTTAGTAGTTCAGTTTTTGACAGAATCATTAATGCTCGCTTTTTTTTCAACGCTGATAGGCCTGGTACTTGCATACCTGCTTTTACCTTACTTCAATCAATTGGCGGGCAGGGAGCTGAGTTTCTCTTTTACGCAATTTCCACAGTTAACCGGCCTTGTTGCCGGCTTATTACTCATTGTTGCCCTACTCTCCGGATGCTATCCCGCTTTAGTATTGTCGGGCTTTAATGCCGTGGATGTGCTGAAGTCAAAAATTAAGTTAGGCGGCGCCAATTTTTTTACAAAAGGGTTGGTCACTTTTCAGTTTGTACTTTCGGCTGTGCTTATTGTTTCTGCAATAATCATTATGCGGCAATTGCACTATATGGAATCAAGAAACCCTGGTTTTAATAAAGAGAATGTACTTGTTGTACAAACCTTTGGCATTCCGGATACAAAACACTTAATCCCGCTTTTGAAACAGGAAGTTTCCGGGCACCCCGGTGTTTCAGATTTAACCAGTGCCGACAATGGTTTGGGAGAACATGAAGGAACTGGTTTTACAGATTTTAATTACCAGGGTAAGCCTATCAATACAAAACAATTTCATATTGATCCCGACTACATACCTACCTTGGGAATGCAGTTGCTTGCAGGACGAAATTTTAACCCTACAATTGCTTCAGATACCATAAACGCTGTGATCATCAATGAATCCATGATGAGGGAATTAGGATGGAAGTCCGAAAACTGTATTGGCCGCCAATTGGAAGGCTATGGTAAGGCTGGCTTTAAAAGCCCTACGGTGATAGGCGTGGTTCGTGATTTTAACTATGAGCCCCTTACAGATCGTGTAGCGCCCGCGTTGTTTCATCAGTTTGCCAGAAGTGGAGAAAGTCCCGGTTTTTTTTATGTGCGCCTGCAGCCGGGTAATCCGTCAAAAGCATTAACTGCAATCAATTCCGCATGGAAGAAAATTGCGCCCGATTACCCCTTAGAATATAATTTTCTCGACGAAGATATAAACCGCTTTTATAAAGCAGAAACCAGGTTGGGAAACATTATTAGCTGGGTTGGCGGAATCGCCATCTTCCTGGGATGCCTGGGTCTGTTGGGGCTTTCGGCGCTTGCTGTTGCCAATCGCACCAAAGAGATCGGGATCCGCAAAGTGATGGGGGCATCGGTTTCAACTATCATCGGCCTTATTTCGAAAGATTTTTTGAGGCTTGTTGTAGTAGCTTTATTTATTTCAACTCCAATTACATGGTGGTTAATGAACAAATGGTTGCAGGCCTACGCATACAGGATAACTATTGAATGGTGGTTTTTTGGCATAGGTTGTATAGCAATCATTTTTGTGGCGTTACTTACCGTATGTTTTCAGGCGATTAAAGCGGCCGTAAGTAAACCGGCGAAGAGTTTGCGGACGGAGTGA
- a CDS encoding ABC-F family ATP-binding cassette domain-containing protein, whose amino-acid sequence MITVSNLSLRYGKRTLFEDVNLKFTQGNCYGIIGANGAGKSTFMKILSGDIDPTSGSVSFTPGERMAVLSQNHYAFDEFSVLETVMMGHKEMYAIMKEKDAIYLKEDFSDADGERAGELENLFAEMDGWNAESNAATLLSNLGIKEEFHYQLVKDLDNTQKVRVLLAQALFGKPDILLLDEPTNDLDIHTISWLEDFLASYEAIVLVVSHDRHFLDTVCTHVVDIDFGKMTIYTGNYTFWYESSQLALKQRAEQNKKAEDKVKELQEFIRRFSANASKSKQATSRKKALDKINLDEIQPSNRKYPGIIFNNLGREAGDQILTVENLGKKLNGEVLFDNITFTVNKGDKISILSQNSLATTAFYNILTGRDKDFTGTFKWGVTINAADIPNDSSEYFEGKNENLIDWLREYSPGEKDDQFIRGFLGRMLFSGEEVMKKCSVLSGGEKMRCMFSRMMLQQANLLMFDEPTNHLDLESITALNNGMKDFRGTILFTSRDHELVETVANRIVELTPGGYIDKLMSYDEYINSAVVQKQQEELYATA is encoded by the coding sequence ATGATCACGGTATCCAATCTTTCTTTACGTTACGGTAAGCGAACTTTGTTTGAAGACGTTAACCTGAAATTTACACAAGGCAATTGCTATGGCATTATAGGTGCCAACGGCGCGGGTAAATCAACCTTCATGAAAATTCTTTCGGGAGATATTGATCCTACCAGCGGCTCGGTAAGCTTTACCCCCGGCGAGCGCATGGCGGTATTAAGCCAGAATCACTATGCTTTCGACGAATTTTCGGTTTTAGAAACTGTAATGATGGGCCATAAGGAAATGTATGCCATCATGAAAGAAAAAGATGCCATTTACCTTAAAGAAGATTTTAGCGATGCCGATGGCGAACGTGCCGGCGAACTGGAAAACCTTTTTGCCGAAATGGACGGCTGGAATGCCGAAAGCAATGCCGCTACCCTGCTCAGCAATTTGGGTATAAAAGAAGAGTTTCATTACCAACTGGTAAAGGACCTGGATAATACCCAAAAAGTACGTGTGTTATTAGCGCAGGCCTTATTTGGTAAACCCGACATTTTGCTACTGGATGAGCCTACCAACGATTTGGACATTCATACCATCAGCTGGCTTGAAGATTTCCTGGCATCGTACGAAGCCATTGTACTGGTGGTATCGCACGACAGGCACTTTTTGGATACCGTATGTACCCACGTAGTAGATATTGATTTTGGTAAGATGACCATCTACACCGGTAACTATACCTTCTGGTACGAATCAAGCCAGTTAGCTCTTAAACAACGCGCCGAGCAGAATAAGAAAGCCGAAGATAAGGTTAAGGAGTTACAGGAATTTATCCGCAGGTTTAGCGCCAACGCCTCTAAATCGAAACAGGCTACCAGTCGTAAAAAAGCTTTGGATAAGATCAATCTTGACGAGATCCAGCCTTCAAACCGTAAATATCCGGGAATTATTTTCAACAACCTGGGCCGTGAAGCCGGCGACCAGATCCTTACCGTTGAAAACCTGGGCAAAAAACTTAACGGCGAGGTACTATTCGACAATATCACCTTTACCGTAAATAAAGGCGATAAAATTTCTATCCTATCGCAAAACAGTTTAGCTACTACTGCCTTTTACAATATTTTAACCGGCCGCGATAAAGATTTTACCGGCACCTTTAAATGGGGTGTAACCATTAACGCTGCCGATATCCCGAATGATAGCAGCGAATACTTTGAAGGTAAAAATGAAAACCTGATTGATTGGTTGCGCGAATACTCGCCGGGCGAAAAAGATGACCAGTTTATCCGTGGGTTTTTAGGCCGGATGCTGTTCTCGGGCGAGGAAGTTATGAAAAAGTGCAGCGTACTATCAGGTGGCGAAAAAATGCGCTGTATGTTTAGCCGTATGATGCTGCAGCAAGCCAACCTGCTGATGTTTGACGAGCCAACCAACCACCTCGACCTCGAATCGATCACCGCGCTTAACAATGGCATGAAAGATTTCCGTGGAACCATCCTGTTCACCTCGCGGGATCATGAATTGGTTGAAACCGTGGCCAACCGCATAGTAGAACTTACACCGGGTGGCTATATCGACAAACTGATGAGTTACGACGAGTATATCAACAGTGCCGTAGTACAGAAACAGCAAGAAGAGCTTTACGCCACTGCATAA
- a CDS encoding SRPBCC family protein has translation MNTFTSKVSINKPLNVVYDFLTDFNNHQKLMPDNIQEWTSTTDEARFSIQNMAKLALKISERIPGQLITIIPAEKPPFDLELKWSLSFDNDHTDVLFTIGAELSMMMKMLASGPLQKLADHETQSLLNLLS, from the coding sequence ATGAATACGTTCACCAGCAAAGTAAGCATCAATAAACCATTAAACGTAGTTTATGATTTTTTGACCGATTTTAATAATCACCAGAAACTGATGCCCGATAATATACAGGAATGGACTTCAACTACGGATGAAGCCCGTTTCAGCATCCAGAATATGGCTAAGCTTGCTTTAAAGATCAGTGAACGTATCCCCGGCCAGCTAATCACCATTATCCCTGCCGAAAAACCTCCGTTTGACCTGGAACTAAAATGGTCGTTATCTTTCGACAACGACCATACTGATGTTTTATTTACAATCGGCGCAGAACTGAGCATGATGATGAAAATGCTGGCATCAGGCCCCCTGCAAAAATTAGCCGATCACGAAACACAAAGCCTGCTTAACCTTTTAAGCTAA
- the pyrE gene encoding orotate phosphoribosyltransferase, with amino-acid sequence MFTNNEIEQQVAEFLLQIKAIKLQPNNPFTWASGWKSPIYCDNRVTLSHPTIRTYIRQQLVAAIQDKFGAVGCIAGVATAGIPQGALVAQELGLPFIYVRSKPKEHGTGSMIEGDAETTSGKRVVVIEDLLSTGKSSLQAVEALRAAGYDVAGLAAIFTYGFDVADENFKQANCPFVTLSNYNALIKYAVENQFISEKDVDLLKQWRENPSVWGDR; translated from the coding sequence ATGTTTACTAATAATGAGATCGAACAACAAGTAGCCGAATTCCTGCTGCAAATTAAAGCAATTAAATTACAACCCAATAATCCTTTTACATGGGCATCGGGCTGGAAATCTCCAATTTACTGCGATAACCGCGTTACACTTTCTCATCCAACCATCCGTACCTATATCAGGCAGCAATTGGTTGCCGCCATACAGGATAAATTTGGCGCGGTTGGCTGCATTGCGGGCGTTGCAACTGCCGGCATTCCGCAAGGGGCGTTAGTAGCACAGGAATTGGGTTTACCGTTCATTTATGTACGCTCAAAACCAAAAGAACACGGTACAGGCAGCATGATTGAAGGCGACGCGGAAACCACATCGGGCAAACGTGTTGTTGTGATCGAGGATCTGCTATCTACCGGTAAAAGCAGCCTGCAAGCCGTTGAGGCCTTACGTGCAGCCGGTTATGATGTTGCAGGCCTTGCCGCCATCTTCACCTACGGCTTTGATGTTGCCGACGAAAACTTTAAACAGGCCAACTGCCCTTTTGTAACGTTATCAAACTACAACGCACTTATTAAATACGCTGTTGAAAATCAATTTATCAGCGAAAAAGATGTCGACCTGCTTAAACAATGGCGTGAAAACCCATCTGTTTGGGGTGACCGTTGA
- a CDS encoding NUDIX hydrolase has protein sequence MAQKYRIYINEKVILITESEPKHADNFEKLDAETFDLKIIYTWILANPNKLFYIKTANAKVYFKAVKKSITLIEAAGGLVKNTKGQYLFIYRNDKWDLPKGKIEKEEGVKEAAVREVEEECGIKVSELNEKICKTYHVYVNRGEVVLKKTHWYAMKSKAKDKLKPQKEEGITDVRWFEKEHIEPIIDNTFPSIMDVLHKEKLVTNKVMPLSE, from the coding sequence ATGGCTCAAAAATACAGAATTTATATTAACGAAAAGGTTATCCTCATCACAGAATCTGAACCAAAACACGCAGATAATTTTGAAAAGCTTGATGCAGAGACCTTTGACCTTAAAATTATATACACATGGATCCTCGCTAACCCGAATAAGCTTTTCTATATAAAAACAGCCAATGCAAAGGTATATTTTAAGGCAGTTAAAAAAAGCATTACACTAATTGAAGCCGCCGGGGGCCTGGTTAAGAACACCAAGGGCCAATATTTGTTCATTTACCGCAACGATAAGTGGGACCTGCCTAAAGGCAAAATAGAAAAAGAAGAAGGTGTAAAGGAAGCAGCAGTACGTGAGGTTGAAGAAGAATGCGGTATCAAAGTAAGCGAGCTTAACGAAAAAATTTGCAAAACCTACCACGTGTATGTTAACCGCGGCGAAGTGGTGCTGAAAAAAACGCACTGGTATGCCATGAAAAGCAAAGCCAAAGATAAACTAAAGCCCCAAAAGGAAGAGGGCATAACCGACGTGCGCTGGTTTGAAAAGGAACACATCGAACCCATCATCGATAATACCTTTCCATCCATAATGGATGTGCTGCACAAAGAAAAGCTGGTTACAAATAAGGTAATGCCTCTTTCGGAATAA
- the coaD gene encoding pantetheine-phosphate adenylyltransferase, with product MKTALFPGSFDPITKAHVDIVKRSVELFDKFYIGIGVNSSKKGLLTIEQREQMIRAVFAHDERIHVIAYEGLTVDFCKSIGAAYMIRGIRTVSDFEYEKAIAQMNHSLAPDIESIFIVSKPGYSSISSTIVREIIRYSGDVSQFIPKEALPYL from the coding sequence ATGAAAACAGCGCTTTTCCCGGGGTCGTTTGATCCTATTACCAAGGCACACGTTGATATTGTAAAACGCTCGGTTGAGTTGTTTGATAAGTTTTATATAGGCATTGGTGTAAACAGCAGCAAAAAAGGACTGTTAACCATCGAACAGCGCGAGCAGATGATCAGGGCCGTTTTTGCACATGATGAGCGCATCCATGTAATAGCCTACGAAGGATTAACGGTAGATTTTTGTAAAAGCATAGGCGCGGCCTACATGATCAGGGGTATTCGTACAGTATCTGATTTTGAATACGAAAAAGCCATCGCCCAGATGAACCACTCGCTGGCACCCGATATCGAAAGCATTTTTATTGTGAGCAAACCGGGCTATTCGTCCATCAGTTCAACTATTGTGCGCGAAATTATTCGCTACAGCGGCGATGTAAGCCAGTTTATTCCGAAAGAGGCATTACCTTATTTGTAA
- the nudK gene encoding GDP-mannose pyrophosphatase NudK, with protein MKNITILKTEILANFRYILRKITYEATRSDGTTSVQEREAYDRGNGATVLLYNKAQQTVVLIKQFRLPTLLNGNPSGMLIESCAGLLDKDNPEECIKREIEEETGYKIDEVKKVMEVYMSPGSVTEILYFFVAEYHKDLKLYDGGGLEEENEDIEVLELPFKDALEMVKTGEIKDAKTIMLLQYAEINRLIG; from the coding sequence ATGAAAAATATTACGATCCTTAAAACCGAAATTCTTGCAAACTTCAGATATATCCTCCGCAAAATAACCTACGAAGCCACCCGGAGCGATGGCACCACATCCGTACAGGAACGTGAAGCTTACGACCGTGGTAACGGCGCAACCGTGCTGCTTTACAATAAAGCACAGCAAACCGTAGTGCTGATAAAACAATTCAGGCTCCCCACCCTGCTTAACGGCAACCCCAGCGGCATGCTGATAGAAAGCTGTGCCGGCTTACTGGATAAAGACAACCCGGAAGAATGCATTAAACGCGAGATTGAAGAAGAAACCGGTTATAAAATAGATGAAGTAAAAAAAGTAATGGAAGTATATATGTCGCCCGGATCGGTTACCGAGATCTTATACTTTTTTGTAGCCGAATACCATAAAGACCTTAAACTTTATGACGGCGGCGGCCTGGAAGAGGAAAATGAGGATATAGAAGTATTAGAATTACCGTTTAAAGATGCGTTGGAAATGGTTAAGACAGGTGAGATTAAAGATGCCAAAACCATTATGCTGTTGCAGTATGCTGAGATTAATAGGTTGATTGGGTGA
- a CDS encoding DeoR/GlpR family DNA-binding transcription regulator: MNFQKRKQKIMVQLEADGEVDIKNIAALLQISEITARRDLNQLAADGLLYRTHGGAVKVNPLGKPHDFVNKSAQNAAVKDAICRRAAAQINDGDIVFMDCGSTVFRLCQFIKNKKIKVITNSLPVVYELQDSAVSVNIIGGELDKERQAVHGTTAIEHINKYRTNKAFLGVDGISAAGLFANSENEASITTAFAANSGYTYILCDDSKIGRETYLNFASLNSISAIITNADDDKTLEFIENGVLVLTTGS; the protein is encoded by the coding sequence ATGAACTTTCAAAAAAGAAAACAAAAAATAATGGTGCAGCTTGAGGCCGATGGCGAAGTTGATATTAAAAATATTGCTGCACTGCTTCAAATTTCGGAGATAACTGCCCGTCGCGATTTAAATCAACTGGCTGCCGATGGCTTACTTTATCGCACCCACGGCGGGGCTGTAAAGGTAAACCCGCTCGGGAAGCCGCATGATTTTGTAAACAAAAGCGCACAGAATGCTGCTGTTAAAGATGCCATTTGCCGCCGCGCGGCAGCGCAGATTAATGATGGCGATATTGTATTTATGGATTGCGGCAGCACGGTTTTCAGGCTTTGCCAATTTATTAAAAATAAAAAGATCAAAGTGATCACCAATTCGCTGCCCGTAGTATACGAACTGCAGGATAGCGCCGTGAGCGTTAATATTATAGGAGGCGAACTGGATAAAGAACGACAGGCAGTACATGGCACCACCGCCATTGAACATATTAATAAATATCGCACAAACAAAGCTTTTTTAGGTGTTGACGGAATTTCTGCCGCCGGCTTGTTTGCCAACAGCGAAAACGAAGCTTCTATTACCACAGCTTTTGCGGCAAATAGCGGCTATACTTATATTCTTTGTGATGATAGTAAAATAGGGCGGGAGACCTATCTGAATTTCGCGAGCCTTAACAGCATCAGTGCTATCATCACCAATGCTGATGATGATAAAACCCTGGAGTTTATAGAAAATGGGGTGCTTGTATTAACTACTGGAAGTTAG
- the rsmD gene encoding 16S rRNA (guanine(966)-N(2))-methyltransferase RsmD, with protein sequence MRIIGGSLKGLRLNPPKNLPVRPTTDLAKEALFNILLNQIEFESIRVLDLFSGTGNISLEFASRGAEQVISVDRSIHCVNYLKDTSRQHHLTQIKTYREDVFKYLNIETEQYDLIFADPPYDLNRIPDLPKVVFEKNLLKPDGLLIVEHQSMQNLSNHPAFVEQRKYGHSSFSFFRPNFQ encoded by the coding sequence ATGCGCATCATCGGAGGTAGCTTAAAAGGTTTACGACTTAACCCGCCCAAAAACTTACCTGTACGCCCCACTACCGATCTTGCTAAGGAGGCATTATTCAATATCCTGCTTAATCAGATTGAATTTGAGAGCATCCGGGTGCTTGACTTGTTTAGCGGCACGGGCAATATTTCGCTCGAGTTTGCATCGCGGGGTGCAGAACAGGTTATTTCTGTGGATAGAAGCATCCATTGTGTTAACTACCTGAAGGATACATCGCGCCAGCATCATTTAACTCAGATAAAAACCTACCGCGAGGATGTATTTAAATACCTGAATATCGAAACTGAACAATACGACCTGATTTTTGCCGATCCGCCTTACGATCTGAATCGTATTCCTGATCTACCCAAAGTTGTTTTTGAAAAAAATCTGCTTAAGCCCGATGGACTGCTCATAGTTGAGCATCAATCTATGCAAAACTTAAGCAACCACCCTGCGTTTGTGGAACAGCGAAAATACGGACATTCGTCGTTTTCGTTTTTTAGGCCTAACTTCCAGTAG
- a CDS encoding DUF3822 family protein: MSEHNYTYHDDSFSLDKTESYTLLIQVEANTFSYAISNNGHLIAWAENHPLDELSDPQELLDLLSARYHHVIIGLPAQNFTLVPTDLATAERLPNIARFLDVKADNRVLAQVLDEENIIVYKTPATAVNAAEDFGLRNTVFTSKGWLTAIAQNNPGNNNLYLNVENNKVEICHFALGKLRFYNAFDFTGDDELVYFAVLVAGELNLDARYTSLYISGDIDENDSKLTRLAEFFRKAEVNTLQVLQLPKEIVPHRVLSIAALSLCASSEVA, encoded by the coding sequence ATGAGCGAACACAATTACACTTACCACGACGATAGCTTTAGTTTGGATAAAACTGAAAGTTATACTTTATTGATACAGGTTGAGGCCAATACATTTTCGTATGCTATAAGCAACAACGGACACCTGATTGCCTGGGCTGAAAACCACCCGCTTGATGAGTTGAGCGATCCGCAGGAACTGCTTGATCTGCTATCGGCCCGTTATCACCATGTTATTATCGGTTTGCCTGCCCAAAACTTTACACTGGTACCTACCGATTTGGCAACTGCCGAACGCCTGCCCAACATAGCGCGCTTCTTAGATGTTAAAGCCGATAACCGGGTGCTGGCCCAGGTACTTGATGAAGAAAACATAATTGTTTACAAAACCCCGGCTACTGCCGTAAATGCTGCCGAAGATTTTGGCTTACGGAATACTGTTTTTACCTCAAAAGGCTGGTTAACTGCCATAGCACAAAATAATCCGGGCAATAATAATCTATATCTTAACGTAGAGAATAATAAGGTGGAGATCTGTCATTTTGCCTTGGGTAAACTTCGTTTTTACAACGCCTTTGATTTTACAGGCGATGATGAGCTGGTTTATTTTGCTGTACTGGTTGCCGGAGAGCTTAACCTCGATGCCAGATACACCAGCCTGTACATAAGCGGCGATATTGACGAAAACGATAGCAAACTCACCCGCCTTGCCGAGTTTTTCAGAAAAGCCGAGGTTAATACCTTACAGGTGCTTCAATTACCCAAAGAGATAGTGCCGCACAGGGTGCTATCAATAGCTGCCCTTTCATTATGCGCATCATCGGAGGTAGCTTAA